One region of Duncaniella freteri genomic DNA includes:
- a CDS encoding replication-associated recombination protein A, with the protein MTTIPLAERMRPRSLQDYIGQTHLVGPEGVMRRMIESGKIASFILWGPPGVGKTTLARIIANTVNVPFYTLSAVNSGVKDVRDVIDRCRRDTESMFTQGRPILFIDEIHRFSKNQQDSLLGAVESGTVTLIGATTENPSFEVIRPLLSRAQVYTLRPLEEPELQALLDSALERDAVLKSHGVDVRETTALFRFAGGDARKLLNILDLLEQSIPQGERMVIDDRVVTDRLQENPAVYDKGGEMHYDIISAFIKSIRGSDPDAAVYWLARMIAGGEEPEFIARRLLILASEDIGLANPNALLLANATFDAVHKVGFPEGRIPLAQCAIYLATSPKSNSAYMAVNKALKRVEETGNLPVPLHLRNAPTSLMKDMGYGRDYKYAHDYPGNFVIQQFMPDELGHEEFWTPCGNQAEMRAASLQNERWCNPSNRVADEGKKD; encoded by the coding sequence ATGACTACGATACCATTGGCGGAGCGTATGCGTCCGCGTTCGCTTCAGGATTATATAGGTCAGACTCATCTTGTGGGGCCCGAAGGGGTGATGCGCAGGATGATTGAGTCAGGCAAGATCGCTTCGTTCATACTCTGGGGACCTCCCGGAGTAGGGAAGACTACGCTTGCACGGATTATAGCCAACACGGTTAATGTGCCGTTCTATACACTTTCGGCAGTCAATTCGGGGGTCAAGGATGTGCGTGATGTGATTGACAGATGTCGTAGGGACACTGAGAGCATGTTCACACAAGGGCGTCCGATCCTGTTTATTGATGAGATCCACCGTTTCAGCAAGAATCAGCAGGATTCTCTGCTCGGTGCGGTGGAGAGCGGAACAGTGACGCTTATCGGTGCCACTACGGAGAACCCTTCGTTTGAGGTGATCCGTCCGTTGCTGTCGCGTGCTCAGGTGTATACTTTGAGACCTCTTGAGGAGCCTGAGTTGCAGGCTCTCCTTGACAGTGCGCTTGAGAGGGATGCTGTGCTGAAGAGTCATGGTGTGGATGTAAGGGAGACCACTGCTCTGTTTCGTTTTGCCGGTGGGGATGCACGCAAGCTGCTTAATATTCTCGATCTCCTTGAGCAGTCGATACCTCAGGGCGAGAGGATGGTGATTGATGATCGCGTGGTTACTGACCGCTTGCAGGAGAACCCAGCTGTGTATGACAAGGGCGGGGAGATGCACTACGACATCATATCGGCGTTCATCAAGAGTATCCGTGGCAGTGACCCGGATGCCGCGGTGTATTGGCTTGCTCGCATGATAGCAGGAGGGGAGGAACCTGAGTTTATTGCGCGGCGTCTGCTTATTCTTGCTTCTGAGGATATCGGTCTTGCAAATCCCAATGCGCTGCTTCTTGCCAATGCCACATTTGATGCTGTGCATAAGGTGGGATTTCCGGAGGGGAGGATACCATTGGCGCAGTGTGCCATCTATCTTGCTACCTCTCCTAAGAGCAATTCTGCCTATATGGCGGTCAATAAGGCGTTGAAAAGAGTGGAAGAAACCGGGAATCTGCCTGTGCCCCTGCATCTTCGCAATGCTCCAACCTCCTTGATGAAGGATATGGGGTATGGTCGTGACTACAAGTATGCCCATGATTATCCTGGCAATTTTGTGATACAGCAGTTTATGCCTGACGAACTTGGTCACGAGGAGTTCTGGACCCCATGTGGCAATCAGGCGGAGATGCGTGCTGCGTCATTGCAGAACGAGCGGTGGTGCAATCCGTCCAACAGGGTGGCTGATGAAGGGAAAAAAGACTGA
- a CDS encoding NAD(P)-dependent oxidoreductase, with translation MKVLIATEKPFAAVAVDGMRKVIEDAGAELILLEKYTAKADLLAAVADVDALIIRSDKVDAEVLDAAKNLKIVVRAGAGYDNIDLAAATAHGVSAQNTPGQNSNAVAELVFGLAVMMCRNMYNGTSGTELKGKTLGIQAFGQVGRNVARIGRGFDMSISALDPYCPDAAMEEAAVKPVHSVEELYRENRVVSIHIPATPETRGSIGYDLVTSMPKGGLLINTARKEVIDEEGLIRALEARPDLKYAADVAPDRAEEMKEKFGGRVFFTPKKMGAQTSEANINAGIAAARQAIAFLTTGEDRFRVNK, from the coding sequence ATGAAAGTACTCATAGCTACCGAAAAACCGTTTGCAGCTGTGGCTGTAGATGGTATGCGTAAGGTGATAGAAGATGCTGGTGCTGAACTGATCCTTTTGGAGAAGTACACCGCAAAGGCTGACCTCCTTGCTGCTGTCGCTGATGTCGACGCGCTCATCATCCGTTCAGATAAAGTCGATGCCGAGGTGCTGGATGCTGCCAAGAATCTTAAGATTGTGGTACGTGCTGGTGCAGGTTATGATAATATAGACCTCGCAGCTGCGACAGCCCATGGTGTAAGTGCGCAGAACACTCCTGGGCAGAATTCCAATGCTGTTGCTGAGCTTGTGTTCGGCCTTGCCGTTATGATGTGTAGAAATATGTATAATGGCACCTCCGGAACAGAGCTTAAGGGCAAGACCCTTGGTATCCAGGCTTTCGGTCAGGTGGGGCGCAATGTGGCGCGTATCGGACGTGGCTTTGACATGAGCATCTCTGCTCTTGATCCGTATTGTCCTGATGCTGCTATGGAAGAGGCGGCTGTCAAGCCTGTCCATTCCGTAGAGGAGCTTTATAGGGAGAATCGCGTAGTGTCAATACATATCCCAGCTACTCCTGAGACTCGTGGCTCGATTGGTTATGATCTCGTGACATCAATGCCAAAGGGTGGACTTCTTATCAATACTGCCCGTAAGGAGGTCATTGATGAGGAGGGTCTGATCCGTGCTCTTGAGGCTCGCCCCGATCTTAAATATGCCGCAGATGTCGCTCCCGACCGTGCAGAGGAAATGAAAGAGAAGTTTGGTGGCCGTGTTTTCTTTACACCTAAGAAAATGGGTGCTCAGACTTCCGAGGCTAATATTAATGCCGGTATTGCGGCTGCCCGCCAGGCAATCGCTTTCCTGACCACTGGAGAGGATCGTTTCCGCGTGAATAAGTAG
- a CDS encoding acyl-CoA thioesterase codes for MDYQFELPIKVRDYETDSQGIVNNANYLHYLEITRHDFCEQAGTSFRAMQEQGLDPVVRKIEIEYISSLTLGDSMISKLRMHREGARFIFRQDIFNASTGAMVVRAVVTTVCLENGRLSRGDILAEAFAQYL; via the coding sequence ATGGATTATCAATTCGAGCTACCCATAAAAGTACGCGACTACGAGACCGACTCGCAAGGCATAGTCAATAATGCCAACTACCTGCATTATCTTGAGATAACACGCCACGATTTCTGCGAACAGGCTGGCACATCATTCCGCGCCATGCAGGAGCAAGGGCTCGATCCTGTGGTAAGAAAGATCGAGATAGAATACATCTCCTCTCTAACACTCGGTGACAGCATGATATCCAAGCTAAGGATGCATCGCGAAGGCGCGCGATTCATATTCCGACAGGATATATTCAACGCCTCGACCGGGGCAATGGTGGTGCGGGCTGTTGTCACAACCGTATGTCTCGAAAACGGCAGACTGTCACGCGGCGACATCCTTGCTGAAGCATTTGCCCAATACCTGTAG
- a CDS encoding tetratricopeptide repeat protein: protein MKLRTLFSLCLGGIALTALAQGGYQDGVDYYNADRFEKARTILQKTLNDASTNKAVSYFYLGSLDLREGNIQGAQTNFNNGIAADSDYGYNYVGLGEIALKNGNKKEAEGQFKAAINTNKKDAALVAAVARAYANVDPVLYAKEIEKNIEKGMKMSKNKEPQIYVLQGDLAKNEDKGLAAGYYEQAIIYEEESGNVNPEAYVKYSNLYNKVNSDFAIGKLVELNEKLPTSALAQSELAEKYYDNNQLTRAAEQYGKYMKNPNHFQGDEQRYSGLLYFGKKYPESLEVAQQILTKDPNNEYMQRMVMLNKTALGDYTGADEAAKKLFSHEGAKFTATDYITYADVLIHTGKPEEAVAAYETAYNMNPEKNKQILADISELYNKLENDAKSVEYMQRYVDTGDVTLQDYFILSNRYKNLGLTLPEGSPERVEAANNGIKYINLALESAANKGPLFRNKATLLMVRDGANNTPELIETYQAMIAAYDEDPENINKYAEAYKTAYTRMGSYYMGLEDKDKAREYFQKVLEIDPDYAPVKKVLSEL, encoded by the coding sequence ATGAAGTTACGCACATTGTTCTCCCTCTGCCTGGGAGGTATCGCGCTCACCGCGCTCGCTCAAGGAGGATACCAGGACGGTGTTGATTACTACAACGCCGACCGCTTCGAAAAAGCAAGGACCATCCTTCAAAAGACACTCAACGACGCATCGACCAACAAGGCAGTGTCATATTTCTATCTCGGCTCACTCGATCTTCGCGAAGGCAACATCCAGGGAGCCCAGACCAATTTCAACAATGGTATCGCCGCTGATTCCGACTACGGATACAACTACGTAGGACTCGGTGAAATAGCACTCAAAAACGGCAACAAAAAAGAAGCTGAGGGCCAGTTCAAAGCCGCCATCAATACCAACAAAAAGGACGCCGCTCTTGTAGCTGCTGTAGCACGTGCCTACGCGAATGTCGACCCCGTATTGTATGCCAAGGAGATTGAGAAGAATATCGAGAAAGGCATGAAGATGTCAAAGAACAAGGAACCGCAGATCTACGTCCTCCAGGGCGACCTCGCCAAGAACGAGGACAAAGGTCTGGCAGCAGGATACTACGAGCAAGCCATAATATATGAGGAGGAGAGCGGCAACGTCAATCCCGAAGCCTATGTAAAATACTCCAACCTCTATAACAAGGTGAACTCCGACTTCGCAATCGGAAAGCTTGTCGAACTCAACGAAAAACTCCCCACCTCTGCGTTGGCACAAAGCGAGCTCGCTGAGAAATACTACGACAACAATCAGCTTACCCGCGCAGCCGAGCAGTACGGCAAGTACATGAAGAACCCCAACCACTTCCAAGGTGACGAACAGCGTTACTCAGGTCTTCTGTATTTCGGCAAAAAATATCCTGAGTCACTCGAAGTGGCACAGCAGATTCTCACCAAAGACCCCAACAACGAATACATGCAGCGCATGGTAATGCTCAACAAGACTGCTCTCGGTGATTACACCGGTGCTGACGAAGCTGCCAAGAAGCTCTTCTCTCATGAGGGTGCAAAATTCACCGCCACCGACTATATAACATATGCCGATGTACTCATTCATACCGGAAAGCCTGAGGAAGCCGTTGCCGCTTACGAGACTGCTTACAATATGAACCCCGAAAAGAACAAGCAGATACTCGCCGACATCTCCGAGCTTTACAACAAGCTTGAAAACGATGCCAAGTCAGTAGAATACATGCAGAGATACGTTGACACTGGCGACGTGACACTACAGGATTATTTCATCCTCTCCAACCGCTACAAGAACCTCGGCCTGACACTTCCTGAAGGATCTCCCGAACGAGTAGAGGCTGCCAACAACGGTATCAAGTACATTAATCTCGCCCTTGAATCAGCCGCCAACAAAGGTCCCCTCTTCCGCAACAAGGCTACCCTTCTTATGGTGCGCGACGGAGCAAACAACACCCCTGAGCTCATAGAGACATATCAGGCTATGATCGCTGCTTACGATGAGGACCCCGAGAATATCAACAAGTATGCCGAAGCCTACAAGACTGCCTACACTCGTATGGGATCATACTATATGGGACTTGAGGACAAGGACAAAGCTCGCGAATATTTCCAGAAAGTGCTTGAGATCGATCCCGATTACGCGCCTGTAAAGAAAGTGCTCAGCGAACTCTAA
- a CDS encoding AMP-binding protein, translating into MITENLLKIYASSFRQNWELPAITDFGSGATMTYADLARRIAATHLLFKECGVKRGDKIALMGRNSISWVETYMATITYGAVIVPVLHDFNVQDAMHIINHSESVMLFTNESIFDNMEFEKIPAIKAVLSLDKREVLAEHPTNNHVVKKFLVKLPDRMRKAYPHGFTSADVEYPELDESSLAEINYTSGTTGFSKGVMLTLRNLGGNVRFGIESRLHYRGSRNVSFLPLAHAYGCAFDMLTPLATGSHITLLGKLPTPKLLLKAFSQVKPHLIICVPLILEKIYRNKLRPILEKASVRNMLKVPGVNKIIYRKIRNQLIEAFGGEFEEVIVGGAPLNHEVEEFLHRIGFPFTVGYGMTECGPLISYTPWRKFITGSSGRTLPFIMESKIADSKDPANIPGEICVRGENVMVGYYKNPDATEAVLDAEGWLHTGDMGTISHDSTIFIRGRYKTMILSANGQNIYPEEIEAKLNNLPYVAESLIVERGKHLVALVYPDYEAMDRDRISNEKLPEIMEKVRTDLNLQVAPYERVDKIQLIANEFEKTPKRSIKRYLYNA; encoded by the coding sequence ATGATCACCGAAAATCTTCTCAAGATATACGCATCAAGCTTCCGGCAGAACTGGGAACTACCCGCCATCACCGACTTCGGCTCTGGAGCCACGATGACATACGCCGATCTGGCGAGACGCATCGCCGCTACCCATCTGCTGTTTAAAGAGTGCGGTGTGAAGCGTGGCGACAAAATCGCACTCATGGGCAGGAACTCCATATCATGGGTCGAGACATACATGGCCACCATCACCTATGGAGCAGTCATCGTGCCTGTGCTGCACGACTTCAACGTACAGGATGCCATGCACATCATCAATCACTCCGAAAGTGTGATGCTGTTTACCAACGAGTCGATTTTCGACAATATGGAATTTGAAAAAATTCCGGCAATAAAGGCTGTGCTCTCGCTCGACAAGCGGGAAGTGCTCGCCGAACATCCCACCAACAACCATGTCGTAAAGAAATTCCTTGTCAAGCTCCCCGACCGTATGCGCAAGGCATATCCACACGGATTCACAAGCGCGGATGTCGAATATCCCGAGTTAGACGAAAGCTCACTGGCAGAGATCAACTACACCTCCGGCACCACAGGATTCTCCAAAGGGGTAATGCTCACTCTGAGAAACCTTGGCGGCAACGTCAGATTCGGCATCGAGTCAAGGCTACACTACCGAGGATCCAGAAACGTGTCGTTCCTGCCTCTTGCCCACGCCTACGGATGCGCTTTCGACATGCTCACACCTCTTGCCACAGGATCGCACATCACCCTTCTCGGCAAACTGCCTACTCCAAAACTGCTCCTCAAGGCTTTCTCACAGGTGAAGCCTCACCTCATCATATGCGTGCCGCTCATTCTCGAAAAGATCTACCGCAACAAGCTGCGACCGATACTGGAGAAAGCGTCGGTCAGGAATATGCTTAAAGTCCCCGGAGTCAACAAGATCATATACCGCAAGATACGCAATCAGCTCATAGAGGCCTTCGGCGGTGAATTCGAGGAGGTTATTGTAGGCGGTGCACCTCTCAACCACGAGGTCGAAGAGTTCCTGCATCGCATAGGCTTCCCATTTACGGTGGGTTACGGCATGACCGAATGCGGGCCGCTCATAAGCTACACCCCATGGCGGAAATTCATAACCGGATCGTCAGGAAGGACCCTCCCTTTCATCATGGAGTCAAAGATTGCCGACAGCAAAGACCCTGCCAACATTCCTGGAGAGATATGCGTAAGAGGCGAGAATGTGATGGTGGGCTATTATAAGAACCCCGATGCCACCGAAGCCGTGCTCGATGCCGAAGGATGGCTACATACAGGCGACATGGGCACCATATCACACGACAGCACGATATTCATACGCGGCAGGTACAAGACCATGATCCTGAGTGCAAACGGACAGAACATCTATCCTGAAGAGATCGAAGCCAAACTCAACAACCTCCCATACGTAGCTGAAAGCCTCATAGTGGAGAGAGGAAAACACCTCGTGGCACTTGTCTATCCAGACTACGAAGCCATGGACCGCGACCGTATATCCAACGAGAAACTTCCGGAGATAATGGAAAAAGTGCGGACCGACCTGAACCTCCAGGTAGCACCCTACGAACGTGTAGACAAGATACAGCTCATAGCCAACGAATTCGAGAAGACACCAAAACGTTCCATAAAACGATATCTCTACAACGCCTGA
- a CDS encoding PstS family phosphate ABC transporter substrate-binding protein translates to MSISPRNIPLLVTSIAIAIIMAGCTGKKEQKQPSMAKIACDESFEYIMEQEINVYEYIYPKEDVLAYYLPEKQAIDSIMAMGSVKGAVITRPLTDKEVNYLRANKKLVHQKKIAIDALALIVNPANPVEILSKKDIAEILSGDVTRWDQVEPCKLGDIDVIFDHQGSSTVAYMRDSIMGGKPLGAHVSAVKSNPDVFKAVAENRNAIGIIGVSWISSDLSGRQKSVEELAQAVEKSDTTTLQFSQDVKVLKIRGNNEVTAYKPYQAYIFDGSYPLYRSVYMVSTAPGGTVTHRFYSFVTGFQGQKIIQMTGILPATVRPRMVELE, encoded by the coding sequence ATGAGTATATCACCACGCAACATACCCCTGCTCGTCACATCCATAGCCATTGCAATCATTATGGCAGGGTGCACAGGCAAAAAGGAACAGAAACAGCCGTCTATGGCAAAGATAGCCTGCGACGAGTCATTCGAATACATAATGGAGCAGGAAATCAATGTGTACGAGTACATCTACCCTAAGGAAGATGTGCTCGCATATTACCTGCCCGAAAAACAGGCAATCGACTCAATCATGGCTATGGGATCAGTGAAAGGAGCCGTGATCACACGCCCGCTAACCGACAAGGAAGTCAACTACCTAAGAGCAAACAAGAAACTGGTACACCAGAAAAAAATAGCCATCGATGCACTTGCCCTTATCGTCAATCCGGCAAACCCGGTAGAGATACTCTCAAAAAAAGATATCGCTGAAATACTCTCTGGAGATGTCACACGATGGGATCAGGTAGAGCCATGCAAGCTCGGAGACATCGATGTAATATTCGATCATCAAGGCTCATCGACCGTAGCTTATATGCGCGACTCCATAATGGGAGGCAAACCTTTAGGAGCGCATGTGTCGGCAGTGAAGTCAAATCCTGATGTGTTCAAGGCTGTTGCCGAAAACCGCAATGCCATCGGCATCATCGGAGTCAGCTGGATATCAAGTGATCTGTCCGGCCGTCAGAAGTCGGTAGAGGAACTTGCCCAGGCTGTAGAGAAGAGCGACACCACAACACTCCAATTCAGCCAGGATGTCAAGGTACTGAAAATACGAGGCAACAATGAAGTCACAGCCTACAAACCCTATCAGGCATACATCTTTGACGGCTCATATCCGCTCTACCGTTCCGTATATATGGTCAGCACAGCCCCCGGCGGCACGGTGACCCACCGTTTCTACAGTTTCGTCACAGGATTTCAAGGGCAGAAGATCATACAGATGACCGGAATCCTGCCTGCCACAGTGCGACCGCGCATGGTGGAACTGGAATAA
- a CDS encoding RNA polymerase sigma factor, with protein sequence MANKEFESKLMSLQGNLLNFAYMLTSDRDNAYDLLQDTTLKALDNESKYVDNTNFKGWVFTIMRNIFINNYRRSVRSQTVVDQTEDLYHLNLSQDSGLESPEGSYGAGEITAAIDSFPEEYRVPFSMHVAGYKYNEIAERMGLPLGTVKSRIFFARKKLQAQFKDYR encoded by the coding sequence ATGGCAAACAAGGAATTCGAAAGCAAGCTCATGAGCCTCCAGGGCAACCTGCTGAACTTCGCGTACATGCTCACGTCCGACCGGGACAATGCCTACGACCTCCTGCAGGACACGACCCTGAAGGCCCTCGACAACGAAAGCAAGTACGTCGACAACACCAACTTCAAGGGATGGGTGTTCACCATCATGCGCAACATCTTCATCAACAACTACCGCCGCAGCGTGCGGTCCCAGACCGTCGTAGACCAGACCGAGGACCTCTACCACCTGAACCTCTCGCAGGACTCGGGCCTTGAGAGCCCTGAAGGGTCGTACGGGGCAGGGGAGATCACCGCCGCCATCGACTCCTTCCCCGAGGAGTACAGAGTGCCCTTCTCGATGCACGTCGCCGGCTACAAGTACAACGAGATAGCCGAGCGCATGGGCCTCCCCCTGGGCACCGTCAAGAGCCGCATATTCTTCGCCCGGAAGAAGCTGCAGGCTCAGTTCAAGGACTACAGGTAG
- the serC gene encoding 3-phosphoserine/phosphohydroxythreonine transaminase: protein MKKHNFYAGPSILSEYTIKHTADAVNNFAETGLSLLEVSHRSKEFVAVMDEAQALVKELLDVPEGYQVLYLGGGASLQFCMAPMNLLRTKAGYLDTGTWAANAIKEARLFGDVEVLASSKESNYNFYPRGYEVPSDLDYFHITTNNTIYGTELREDPDVPVRLVADMSSDIFSRPVDVAKYDLIYAGAQKNLGPAGATLVIVKEDVLGKVDRAIPTMLDYRTHIKKGSMFNTPPVLPVYSSLMTLRYYKEMGGVKAMEKIDLEKAGVLYDAIDNSKMFVGTAAEDSRSIMNVTFVMTPEYKELEKDFVDFCAARGIVGIKGHRSVGGFRASLYNALPLESVKALVDAMAEFEKQH, encoded by the coding sequence ATGAAGAAACATAACTTCTACGCCGGGCCGTCGATCTTGAGTGAGTATACCATCAAGCATACGGCCGATGCAGTGAACAATTTTGCTGAGACAGGACTCTCGCTCCTTGAGGTGTCTCACCGTTCCAAGGAATTCGTCGCAGTCATGGACGAGGCTCAGGCTCTGGTCAAGGAGCTCCTTGATGTGCCCGAAGGGTATCAGGTGCTCTATCTTGGCGGTGGTGCCAGCCTGCAATTCTGTATGGCTCCTATGAACCTTCTCCGCACCAAGGCTGGCTACCTTGACACCGGCACATGGGCAGCCAATGCTATCAAGGAGGCTCGGCTTTTCGGCGATGTAGAGGTGCTTGCTTCTTCCAAGGAGTCCAACTATAACTTCTATCCTCGCGGGTATGAGGTGCCTTCGGATCTTGACTATTTCCACATTACTACTAATAACACTATCTATGGTACAGAGCTCCGCGAGGACCCGGATGTCCCCGTGCGCCTTGTAGCCGATATGTCGAGCGATATTTTCTCTCGTCCGGTTGATGTCGCCAAATATGATCTTATCTATGCCGGAGCGCAGAAGAATCTCGGCCCGGCAGGTGCGACTCTCGTGATCGTTAAGGAGGATGTACTCGGCAAGGTTGATCGTGCTATCCCTACTATGCTTGACTATCGCACTCATATCAAGAAGGGTTCTATGTTCAATACACCTCCTGTGCTTCCCGTTTACTCTTCTCTCATGACTCTTCGTTATTATAAGGAGATGGGTGGCGTTAAGGCGATGGAGAAGATCGACCTTGAGAAAGCTGGGGTTCTCTATGATGCTATTGATAATAGCAAGATGTTTGTAGGAACAGCAGCCGAGGACTCACGTTCTATTATGAATGTGACTTTTGTGATGACACCAGAGTATAAGGAGCTTGAGAAGGACTTCGTGGACTTCTGTGCGGCCCGCGGTATTGTCGGCATCAAGGGTCACCGTTCGGTTGGCGGTTTCCGTGCATCGCTTTATAATGCCCTTCCTCTTGAGAGCGTGAAGGCACTTGTTGATGCCATGGCAGAGTTTGAGAAGCAGCACTGA
- the dprA gene encoding DNA-processing protein DprA produces MTIDPSLLYRIAFASMRGLTPALARAILARTGTEERFFSLTAEQISASLGFRNRLFDRSLRDKALREAEDEVKFIERGNIQASYFTDPTYPTRLLECDDAPLMIYTLGDCDLNDARIVSIVGTRHATSYGTSFVDDLVKGLAEKSADPVVIVSGLAYGIDVAAHLAAISAGLPTVGVLAHGLNTIYPASHRDIAARMIRSGGMLLTDYRSSDNIHKGNFLARNRIIAGLCDCVVVVESDTHGGSLVTARLASAYSRDVFALPGRTSDRYSRGCNHLISSCIASLLTSYDELIDSMRWRRRVSEGEQGELFSDTPPGLSPEEQAIIDIITTRGDATINELTASIDIPTPRLMGMLVDMEFRSLIAAIPGGRYRIR; encoded by the coding sequence ATGACCATCGACCCATCCCTCCTCTACCGGATAGCCTTCGCCTCGATGCGGGGACTCACTCCTGCCCTGGCACGCGCCATACTGGCCCGGACAGGGACAGAAGAACGGTTCTTCTCTCTGACTGCCGAACAGATATCTGCCTCACTCGGATTCCGCAACCGACTGTTTGACCGCTCTCTACGCGACAAGGCACTCAGAGAAGCCGAGGACGAGGTAAAATTCATCGAGCGCGGCAACATCCAGGCATCCTACTTCACTGACCCCACCTATCCGACACGCCTCCTGGAGTGCGACGACGCCCCGCTGATGATCTACACGCTCGGCGACTGTGATCTCAACGATGCGAGGATAGTCTCCATCGTAGGCACACGCCATGCCACATCCTACGGCACATCATTCGTCGACGACCTCGTTAAAGGGCTTGCCGAGAAGAGTGCCGATCCTGTAGTGATAGTAAGCGGACTCGCCTACGGTATAGATGTTGCCGCCCACCTTGCAGCCATCAGCGCAGGACTCCCGACTGTAGGCGTGCTTGCCCACGGACTCAACACCATATATCCAGCATCCCATCGCGACATCGCAGCCAGGATGATTCGTTCGGGAGGGATGCTGCTCACCGACTACCGTTCATCCGACAATATACATAAAGGGAACTTCCTTGCACGCAACCGCATCATAGCAGGACTATGTGACTGTGTAGTTGTAGTCGAATCCGACACTCACGGAGGCTCACTCGTTACAGCTCGTCTCGCCTCGGCATACTCCCGGGATGTATTCGCCCTGCCAGGACGCACATCCGACCGTTACTCCCGCGGATGCAACCATCTCATATCATCGTGCATAGCAAGCCTTCTCACATCATACGACGAACTCATTGACTCAATGCGCTGGCGACGACGCGTATCCGAAGGCGAACAGGGTGAGCTCTTCAGTGACACTCCCCCTGGCCTCTCTCCTGAGGAACAAGCTATAATCGACATCATAACAACTCGTGGCGATGCCACAATCAACGAACTGACTGCCTCAATCGACATCCCTACCCCACGCCTCATGGGAATGCTCGTCGACATGGAATTCCGCTCTCTAATCGCCGCAATCCCGGGAGGCAGATACCGTATAAGATAG
- a CDS encoding PD40 domain-containing protein, with protein MNKIFVSILAVSLLAVNADAKKIKFDYSVVNVPEEGGVNFERITDDSDCVLYTVNNRQGIFGKKKASGVDWWVNPQIGISPDGQKIAYLNYKNGTQNIMVKSAKKGGASVQRTFRTTVEDFTWSPDGTTLCFTEVRNGHHGIYLVNADQGSVVKQISGGTDNDFGGIISADGNTIFFHRGEGLSSYSIWSYDRNTNLFSNYSRGMTPVMIPGKPNEIYCARFTDQKESEIWRINFETGVEEIILSQPGRSFTTPQLSPDGQWLLVTGSSISEKDKNINTDIYVVRTDGTNLTQLTYHPGNDMSAIWAPDGRSIFFLSQRGSAKRVFNVWKMSFEL; from the coding sequence ATGAATAAGATCTTTGTCTCGATTCTTGCTGTATCTTTGTTGGCTGTTAATGCAGATGCAAAGAAAATTAAGTTTGATTATTCAGTTGTAAATGTTCCTGAGGAGGGTGGAGTCAACTTTGAAAGGATCACTGATGATTCTGATTGCGTACTTTATACCGTAAATAATCGTCAAGGGATATTCGGTAAGAAGAAAGCTTCCGGTGTGGATTGGTGGGTGAATCCTCAGATAGGTATTTCACCGGATGGTCAAAAGATAGCATATCTTAATTACAAAAATGGGACTCAGAACATTATGGTGAAGAGTGCTAAGAAAGGCGGAGCGAGCGTACAGCGAACATTCCGTACAACGGTGGAGGACTTTACCTGGAGCCCGGACGGGACTACTCTATGCTTTACCGAGGTACGTAACGGCCACCATGGCATATATCTGGTGAATGCCGACCAGGGCTCGGTGGTGAAGCAGATATCAGGTGGAACTGACAATGATTTCGGAGGAATAATCTCCGCAGATGGAAACACCATATTTTTCCACAGGGGTGAGGGGCTTTCGTCCTACAGTATATGGAGCTATGACCGTAATACTAACCTGTTTTCAAATTATTCGCGCGGCATGACTCCTGTGATGATACCTGGTAAGCCCAATGAGATCTATTGTGCACGTTTTACAGATCAGAAAGAGAGTGAGATATGGCGTATAAATTTTGAGACCGGAGTCGAGGAGATAATACTTTCACAGCCTGGACGCAGTTTCACGACACCTCAGCTTTCACCGGATGGACAGTGGTTGCTCGTAACCGGATCAAGCATATCGGAAAAGGATAAGAATATCAATACTGATATTTATGTCGTACGTACGGATGGGACCAATCTTACACAGCTCACCTATCATCCGGGAAATGACATGTCGGCAATATGGGCACCCGACGGTCGCAGCATTTTCTTCCTTTCTCAGCGAGGTTCGGCAAAGAGAGTTTTCAATGTGTGGAAGATGTCATTTGAGCTATAA